In Phlebotomus papatasi isolate M1 chromosome 1, Ppap_2.1, whole genome shotgun sequence, the following proteins share a genomic window:
- the LOC129809858 gene encoding UDP-glucose 4-epimerase-like, whose amino-acid sequence MSNGKTVLVTGGAGYIGSHCVVSLQEAGYEVIALDNFTNAVNNFKNESVALQRVAQITGKPIAFHKCDLLDLEALDQIFQMYKIDSVIHFAAMKAVGESMQQPLLYYKNNLIGMIHLLEIMKKYKVFNLVFSSSCTVYGEPKELPITEEKETGKVTNVYGRTKFFIEEMLRDISVAEEEWNIIALRYFNPVGAHKSGLIGEDPTKQFTNLMPYISQVASGKKECLTIFGDDYDTPDGTGIRDYIHVMDLSAGHVKALEKLEKQHLRLKMYNLGTGKGVSVLELLKTFERVNNVKVPYVVQARREGDISSMYADPTLAESELGWKAEYSLEEMCTDFWRWQTMNPNGYKTGVVNGH is encoded by the exons ATGTCTAATGGGAAAACTGTCTTGGTGACTGGCGGAGCCGGTTACATAGGATCCCACTGTGTTGTAAGCCTCCAAGAGGCTGGCTACGAAGTCATAGCCCTGGACAACTTCACCAACGCCGTGAATAATTTCAAGAATGAATCAGTGGCACTTCAGCGTGTGGCACAAATCACAGGCAAACCCATTGCCTTCCACAAATGCGATCTTCTGGACTTGGAAGCCCTCGATCAGATCTTTCAGATG TACAAAATCGATTCGGTCATCCACTTTGCAGCCATGAAGGCCGTTGGGGAATCAATGCAGCAACCTCTTCTCTATTACAAGAACAACCTCATTGGCATGATCCATTTGCTGGAGATCATGAAGAAGTACAAAGTCTTCAATTTGGTCTTCTCCAGCTCATGCACCGTCTACGGCGAACCAAAAGAGTTGCCAATCACAGAGGAAAAGGAAACCGGAAAAGTGACCAATGTCTATGGACGGACAAAGTTTTTCATCGAGGAAATGCTGAGGGATATCTCAGTAGCCGAAGAAGAATGGAATATCATTGCTCTGAGGTACTTTAATCCCGTAGGAGCTCACAAATCGGGCCTCATTGGAGAGGATCCCACCAAACAATTCACCAATCTCATGCCCTACATCAGCCAAGTGGCCAGCGGCAAGAAGGAGTGTCTCACAATCTTTGGCGATGATTACGACACTCCCGATGGAACTGG aatTCGCGACTACATTCACGTGATGGACTTGAGTGCGGGACACGTAAAAGCACTGGAGAAGCTCGAGAAGCAGCATCTTCGTCTCAAG ATGTACAATTTGGGAACCGGAAAGGGAGTTTCTGTTCTTGAGCTTCTCAAGACATTCGAAAGGGTCAATAATGTCAAAGTTCCGTACGTGGTTCAGGCTCGACGAGAAGGAGATATTTCCTCCATGTACGCAGATCC cactCTAGCCGAGAGCGAATTGGGCTGGAAGGCAGAGTATTCACTGGAGGAGATGTGTACTGATTTCTGGAGGTGGCAAACAATGAATCCCAATGGCTACAAGACCGGCGTTGTAAATGGTCACTGA
- the LOC129809861 gene encoding 60S ribosomal protein L12: MPPKFDPNEVKFVYLRCVGGEVGATSSLAPKIGPLGLSPKKVGDDIAKATADWKGLKITVQLRIQNRQATIAVVPSAASLIIRALKEPPRDRKKVKNIKHNGNISFDDIMSIARTMRERSMARELQGTCKEILGTAQSVGCTVDGRHPHDIINDINSGAFEVPAE; encoded by the exons ATGCCGCCTAAGTTTGATCCCAATGAAGTGAAGTTCG TGTATCTCCGCTGTGTTGGAGGTGAAGTAGGTGCTACCTCATCACTGGCCCCTAAAATCGGTCCCCTTGGTCTG TCTCCTAAGAAGGTGGGAGATGATATTGCTAAGGCGACAGCTGACTGGAAGGGACTGAAAATCACGGTTCAACTGAGAATCCAGAATCGACAGGCCACAATTGCCGTAGTTCCATCTGCAGCTTCCCTCATCATTCGTGCTCTGAAGGAGCCCCCTAGGGACCGAAAGAAGGTCAAGAACA TTAAGCACAATGGAAACATTAGTTTCGACGATATCATGTCCATCGCCCGGACAATGAGGGAACGTTCGATGGCCCGTGAGCTTCAAGGAACATGCAAAGAGATCCTCGGAACTGCCCAGAGCGTGGGATGCACCGTGGACGGACGTCATCCTCACGATATAATCAATGACATTAACAGTGGAGCCTTTGAAGTGCCCGCTGAGTAA
- the LOC129809859 gene encoding N(6)-adenine-specific methyltransferase METTL4 isoform X1: MAIVFRSENSLFLSHKELIDSHYRGMYEMKKEFFEINRPFAQNSDSVSVKRKRRKLDKEDREEKSTELEVKLRGFVEKCREAGHLGRVDATANEEAIEEASRVHNLAISHPVLHGENRNLQCITTTIDGQEFLIPPECHFYQNDVRKIETFLLPGNEVFDLIVIDPPWWNKYIRRVKKANKNISYDMLYNDDIADLPVRGLTSSRSIVAIWCTNNKSHLEDILNKFIPRWGLKHLTQWLWMKVTKEGEPICAFADEEKKQPYERIIVAMKDSQENAPLADKIPRDVSVVSIPSSIHSHKPPLMDIFKPYLPQNPKCLELFARYLNPGFTSVGLEVLKLQHVSLFNRLDIY; the protein is encoded by the exons ATGGCAATCGTTTtt CGCAGTGAAAATTCTCTATTTCTCAGTCACAAAGAGCTCATTGACTCCCACTATCGTGGCATGTATGAAATGAAAAAAGAGTTCTTTGAGATTAATCGGCCATTTGCGCAAAATAGCGATAGTGTCAGTGTGAAACGGAAACGCAGGAAATTGGACAAAGAGGACAGAGAGGAA AAAAGCACGGAGTTAGAGGTGAAATTGAGGGGATTTGTTGAGAAATGCCGTGAAGCTGGGCATCTTGGGAGAGTGGATGCCACGGCAAATGAAGAGGCTATTGAGGAAGCCAGCAGGGTGCACAATTTAGCCATATCTCATCCAGTTCTCCACGGGGAGAACAGGAATCTCCAGTGCATCACCACGACAATTGATGGGCAGGAATTTCTCATTCCGCCAGAGTGTCATTTTTATCAGAATGACGTGCGAAAGATTGAGACTTTTCTGCTGCCTGGGAATGAGGTGTTTGACCTCATTGTGATCGATCCGCCGTGGTGGAACAAGTACATTCGACGGGTGAAGAAAGCCAACAAGAATATCAGCTACGACATGCTATATAATGACGATATTGCTGATCTGCCAGTCAGGGGATTGACCTCGAGTCGTTCTATCGTGGCAATTTGGTGCACAAACAACAAGAGTCACCTGGAGGACATTCTCAACAAGTTCATTCCCCGCTGGGGCCTAAAGCACCTCACGCAGTGGCTGTGGATGAAGGTCACGAAGGAGGGCGAACCAATTTGTGCCTTTGCCGACGAAGAGAAGAAGCAACCCTACGAAAGGATCATCGTGGCCATGAAGGATTCCCAAGAAAATGCCCCCCTAGCAGACAAAATCCCCAGAGATGTCTCAGTCGTCAGCATTCCCAGCTCAATTCACTCCCACAAACCCCCACTGATGGACATCTTCAAGCCCTACCTCCCACAGAATCCCAAATGCCTCGAACTCTTCGCCAGATACCTCAATCCAGGATTCACATCTGTTGGATTGGAAGTACTCAAACTTCAACATGTAAGTTTATTCAATAGACTcgatatttattga
- the LOC129809859 gene encoding N(6)-adenine-specific methyltransferase METTL4 isoform X2, whose protein sequence is MAIVFRSENSLFLSHKELIDSHYRGMYEMKKEFFEINRPFAQNSDSVSVKRKRRKLDKEDREEKSTELEVKLRGFVEKCREAGHLGRVDATANEEAIEEASRVHNLAISHPVLHGENRNLQCITTTIDGQEFLIPPECHFYQNDVRKIETFLLPGNEVFDLIVIDPPWWNKYIRRVKKANKNISYDMLYNDDIADLPVRGLTSSRSIVAIWCTNNKSHLEDILNKFIPRWGLKHLTQWLWMKVTKEGEPICAFADEEKKQPYERIIVAMKDSQENAPLADKIPRDVSVVSIPSSIHSHKPPLMDIFKPYLPQNPKCLELFARYLNPGFTSVGLEVLKLQHM, encoded by the exons ATGGCAATCGTTTtt CGCAGTGAAAATTCTCTATTTCTCAGTCACAAAGAGCTCATTGACTCCCACTATCGTGGCATGTATGAAATGAAAAAAGAGTTCTTTGAGATTAATCGGCCATTTGCGCAAAATAGCGATAGTGTCAGTGTGAAACGGAAACGCAGGAAATTGGACAAAGAGGACAGAGAGGAA AAAAGCACGGAGTTAGAGGTGAAATTGAGGGGATTTGTTGAGAAATGCCGTGAAGCTGGGCATCTTGGGAGAGTGGATGCCACGGCAAATGAAGAGGCTATTGAGGAAGCCAGCAGGGTGCACAATTTAGCCATATCTCATCCAGTTCTCCACGGGGAGAACAGGAATCTCCAGTGCATCACCACGACAATTGATGGGCAGGAATTTCTCATTCCGCCAGAGTGTCATTTTTATCAGAATGACGTGCGAAAGATTGAGACTTTTCTGCTGCCTGGGAATGAGGTGTTTGACCTCATTGTGATCGATCCGCCGTGGTGGAACAAGTACATTCGACGGGTGAAGAAAGCCAACAAGAATATCAGCTACGACATGCTATATAATGACGATATTGCTGATCTGCCAGTCAGGGGATTGACCTCGAGTCGTTCTATCGTGGCAATTTGGTGCACAAACAACAAGAGTCACCTGGAGGACATTCTCAACAAGTTCATTCCCCGCTGGGGCCTAAAGCACCTCACGCAGTGGCTGTGGATGAAGGTCACGAAGGAGGGCGAACCAATTTGTGCCTTTGCCGACGAAGAGAAGAAGCAACCCTACGAAAGGATCATCGTGGCCATGAAGGATTCCCAAGAAAATGCCCCCCTAGCAGACAAAATCCCCAGAGATGTCTCAGTCGTCAGCATTCCCAGCTCAATTCACTCCCACAAACCCCCACTGATGGACATCTTCAAGCCCTACCTCCCACAGAATCCCAAATGCCTCGAACTCTTCGCCAGATACCTCAATCCAGGATTCACATCTGTTGGATTGGAAGTACTCAAACTTCAACAT ATGTAA
- the LOC129809860 gene encoding DNA-directed RNA polymerases I, II, and III subunit RPABC1, whose product MDDEAETYKLWRIRKTVMQLSHDRGYLVTQDELDLTLEQFKELFGDKPSEKHPSRQDLTVLVAHNDDPTDQMFVFFPEEPKIGIKTIKTYCTRMQEENIHRAIVVVQAGMTPSAKQSLVDMAPKYILEQFLESELLINITEHELVPEHVVMTPEEKQELLSRYKLKENMLMRIQAGDPVARYFGLKRGQVVKIIRSSETAGRYISYRLVC is encoded by the exons ATGGATGACGAGGCGGAGACGTATAAATTGTGGAGAATCCGCAAAACAGTGATGCAg CTGAGCCATGATCGAGGGTACCTGGTGACTCAGGATGAATTGGATCTCACTCTGGAGCAGTTTAAGGAGTTGTTTGGGGATAAGCCGAG TGAAAAGCACCCCTCGAGGCAGGATCTCACAGTATTGGTGGCTCACAATGATGATCCCACGGATCAGATGTTTGTGTTCTTCCCGGAAGAGCCAAAGATTGGCATAAAGACAATTAAGACGTACTGCACGAGGATGCAGGAGGAAAATATTCACCGGGCAATTGTTGTGGTTCAGGCTGGGATGACTCCATCGGCTAAACAGTCTCTCGTGGACATGGCACCGAAGTACATTCTCGAGCAGTTTTTGGAGTCTGAGCTCCTGATCAATATCACGGAACACGAATTGGTGCCTGAGCATGTAGTGATGACACCGGAAGAGAAGCAAGAATTGCTGTCGCGGTACAAATTGAAGGAAAATATGCTGATGAGGATTCAGGCGGGTGATCCTGTGGCAAGATATTTTGGCTTGAAGAGGGGACAAGTGGTGAAGATTATTCGATCGTCCGAAACAGCCGGGAGGTATATTTCTTATCGGTTGGTTTGCTAG